In Nerophis lumbriciformis linkage group LG12, RoL_Nlum_v2.1, whole genome shotgun sequence, a single genomic region encodes these proteins:
- the usp39 gene encoding ubiquitin carboxyl-terminal hydrolase 39, which yields MVSLKREREDEVDEDDDEEDGVPVKIGRGRVVEDRRSRHCPYLDTINRSVLDFDFEKLCSISLSHINVYACLICGKYFQGRGLKSHAYTHSVQFTHHVFLNLHTLKFYCLPDNYEIIDSSLEDITYVLKPTFTKQHISGLDKQGKLYRAYDGTTYLPGIVGLNNIKANDYANVVLQAFSNVPPLRNYFLEEENYRGIRRPPGDIMFLLVQRFGELMRKLWNPRNFKAHVSPHEMLQAVVLCSKKNFQITKQGDAVDFMTWFLNALHGALGGTKKKPTIITKAFQGSMRIFSKKLPHPDLTPEEKDALLLTEEYQEQMSESTFLFLTLDLPTAPLYKDEKEQLIIPQVPLFNILSKFNGGTEKEYKTYKENFLKRFQLTKLPPYLIFCIKRFTKNNFFVEKNPTIVNFPITNVDLREYLTEEAQITEKNTTYDLVANVVHDGKPTEGAYRIHVLHHGTGKWYEMQDLQVIDILPQMITLSEAYIQIWKRQESGKDTNNHTGA from the exons ATGGTTTCTTTGAAGCGAGAAAGAGAAGATGAGGTGGACGAAGACGACGACGAGGAGGACGGAG TGCCAGTCAAAATAGGACGAGGACGTGTAGTAGAAGATCGGAGAAGCCGGCACTGTCCATATCTTGACACCATAAACAG GAGTGTGTTGGACTTTGACTTTGAGAAGCTCTGCTCCATCTCTCTCTCCCACATCAACGTGTATGCCTGTCTTATATGCGGGAAGTACTTTCAAG GCCGAGGTCTGAAATCCCACGCGTACACCCACAGTGTCCAATTCACCCACCATGTGTTCCTCAATCTGCACACGCTCAAGTTTTATTGTCTGCCGGACAACTATGAGATCATTGACTCTTCTTTAGAGGACATCACG TATGTGCTGAAGCCAACATTCAccaagcagcacatttcaggtctTGACAAGCAGGGCAAACTTTACAGAGCCTATGATGGAACCACCTACCTGCCAGGGATTGTTGGCCTCAACAACATCAAAGCCAATGACTATGCCAATGTGGTCTTacag GCCTTTTCCAACGTTCCACCACTGCGGAACTACTTTCTGGAGGAAGAAAATTACAGAGGGATCCGCAGACCACCGGGAGACATCATGTTCCTCTTGGTGCAGCGCTTTGGCGAGCTGATGCGCAAACTTTGGAATCCAAGAAACTTCAAGGCCCACGTGTCACCCCATGAGATGCTCCAGGCTGTGGTGCTTTGCAGCAAGAAAAACTTCCAAATCACCAAACAAG GTGACGCTGTAGACTTTATGACTTGGTTTTTAAATGCTCTGCATGGCGCTCTTGGAGGCACAAAGAAAAAGCCAA CAATCATTACAAAAGCATTTCAAGGCTCCATGCGAATTTTCTCAAAGAAACTACCACACCCGGATTTG ACGCCAGAGGAGAAGGATGCGCTGCTCTTGACGGAGGAGTACCAGGAGCAGATGTCTGAGTCAACGTTCTTATTCTTGACGCTTGACCTTCCCACTGCCCCGTTGTACAAGGATGAAAAGGAGCAGCTTATTATACCACAGGTCCCTCTCTTCAACATCCTGTCCAAGTTTAATGGCGGTACAGAGAAG GAGTACAAAACTTACAAGGAAAATTTCCTGAAAAGGTTCCAGCTGACCAAACTTCCACCGTACCTCATCTTTTGCATCAAAAGGTTCACAAAGAATAACTTCTTTGTTGAAAAGAACCCCACCATAGTCAACTTCCCCATCAC GAATGTTGACCTTCGTGAGTACTTGACAGAAGAGGCCCAAATCACGGAGAAGAACACAACTTATGACCTTGTTGCTAACGTCGTGCATGATGGGAAACCAACTGAAGGAGCCTACAGAATACATGTCTTGCATCAT GGAACTGGGAAGTGGTACGAGATGCAGGACCTTCAAGTGATTGACATCCTTCCGCAGATGATTACACTATCAGAGGCCTACATACAG ATTTGGAAGAGACAGGAGAGTGGTAAGGACACAAACAACCACACAGGTGCGTAG
- the sftpbb gene encoding surfactant protein Bb isoform X2 — translation MISSKDHKEHVYETLHALCQHLPDKDASECDSQMKMYLPKMLRQTLGQKEVKATCSAFRLCATNKDKEEKRSHGGTVKAAHTHPSKQFNPACTLCLFIIKKLETMLPQNMTEDALMKLMGEVCDLLPQSYKDECDEFVDKYGVQIVEFLLSSAAPHTICALLHVCWFKDLPAPEVPVPLDCESCHTLALLSRLQLGLNATQPQTSSFLQSVCGQYPNAIPKCEAFTRIYGSRLQQVLGNQAEYADVCERADLCSTKKSDLLGSNPCTWGPSFWCKDSDTAQKCGNLAFCEKHVWKK, via the exons ATGATTTCCAGCAAAGATCATAAG GAGCATGTGTATGAAACCTTGCATGCACTCTGCCAACACCTCCCAGACAAAGACGCGTCTGAATGTGACTCTCAGATGAAGATGTACTTGCCCAAAATGCTGCGACAAACACTTGGTCAAAAG GAAGTGAAAGCTACCTGTTCAGCTTTTAGGCTGTGTGCGACCAACAAGGATAAGGAAGAGAAACGTTCCCACGGTGGCACCGTGAAAGCCGCACACACTCATCCCAGT AAACAATTTAACCCAGCTTGCACCCTGTGCTTGTTTATCATCAAGAAACTGGAGACTATGTTGCCCCAGAATATGACAGAG GATGCTTTAATGAAGCTCATGGGCGAGGTCTGCGATCTCCTTCCTCAGAGCTACAAGGATGAGTGTGATGAATTTGTTGACAAATACGGCGTGCAGATAGTAGAGTTTCTTCTTTCATCGGCCGCTCCTCACACAATATGTGCGCTCCTACACGTCTGTTGGTTCAAGGACTTGCCTGCTCCAG AGGTGCCTGTCCCCTTAGACTGTGAGTCGTGCCACACACTGGCTTTGCTGAGCCGACTTCAGCTGGGTCTCAATGCCACGCAGCCTCAAACATCCTCTTTCCTCCAGTCTGTGTGTGGGCAATACCCAAATGCCATTCCAAAG TGCGAGGCTTTCACCAGAATCTACGGCTCTCGACTACAGCAGGTTTTGGGAAACCAGGCAGAGTACGCAGACGTTTGTGAA AGAGCTGACCTGTGCAGCACAAAGAAGTCCGACCTGCTGGGAAGTAATCCGTGCACTTGGGGGCCAAGCTTCTGGTGCAAAGACTCAGACACAGCTCAGAAGTGTGGT AACCTGGCTTTCTGTGAGAAGCACGTGTGGAAGAAGTGA
- the sftpbb gene encoding surfactant protein Bb isoform X1, with translation MSALGLFLVILAASFCPGECMFIKDPLALRKHPSLTSDTCSECSHIIQLSANMISSKDHKEHVYETLHALCQHLPDKDASECDSQMKMYLPKMLRQTLGQKEVKATCSAFRLCATNKDKEEKRSHGGTVKAAHTHPSKQFNPACTLCLFIIKKLETMLPQNMTEDALMKLMGEVCDLLPQSYKDECDEFVDKYGVQIVEFLLSSAAPHTICALLHVCWFKDLPAPEVPVPLDCESCHTLALLSRLQLGLNATQPQTSSFLQSVCGQYPNAIPKCEAFTRIYGSRLQQVLGNQAEYADVCERADLCSTKKSDLLGSNPCTWGPSFWCKDSDTAQKCGNLAFCEKHVWKK, from the exons ACCTCGGACACGTGTTCAGAATGCAGCCACATCATCCAGCTGTCTGCTAATATGATTTCCAGCAAAGATCATAAG GAGCATGTGTATGAAACCTTGCATGCACTCTGCCAACACCTCCCAGACAAAGACGCGTCTGAATGTGACTCTCAGATGAAGATGTACTTGCCCAAAATGCTGCGACAAACACTTGGTCAAAAG GAAGTGAAAGCTACCTGTTCAGCTTTTAGGCTGTGTGCGACCAACAAGGATAAGGAAGAGAAACGTTCCCACGGTGGCACCGTGAAAGCCGCACACACTCATCCCAGT AAACAATTTAACCCAGCTTGCACCCTGTGCTTGTTTATCATCAAGAAACTGGAGACTATGTTGCCCCAGAATATGACAGAG GATGCTTTAATGAAGCTCATGGGCGAGGTCTGCGATCTCCTTCCTCAGAGCTACAAGGATGAGTGTGATGAATTTGTTGACAAATACGGCGTGCAGATAGTAGAGTTTCTTCTTTCATCGGCCGCTCCTCACACAATATGTGCGCTCCTACACGTCTGTTGGTTCAAGGACTTGCCTGCTCCAG AGGTGCCTGTCCCCTTAGACTGTGAGTCGTGCCACACACTGGCTTTGCTGAGCCGACTTCAGCTGGGTCTCAATGCCACGCAGCCTCAAACATCCTCTTTCCTCCAGTCTGTGTGTGGGCAATACCCAAATGCCATTCCAAAG TGCGAGGCTTTCACCAGAATCTACGGCTCTCGACTACAGCAGGTTTTGGGAAACCAGGCAGAGTACGCAGACGTTTGTGAA AGAGCTGACCTGTGCAGCACAAAGAAGTCCGACCTGCTGGGAAGTAATCCGTGCACTTGGGGGCCAAGCTTCTGGTGCAAAGACTCAGACACAGCTCAGAAGTGTGGT AACCTGGCTTTCTGTGAGAAGCACGTGTGGAAGAAGTGA